Proteins encoded in a region of the Canis lupus familiaris isolate Mischka breed German Shepherd chromosome 1, alternate assembly UU_Cfam_GSD_1.0, whole genome shotgun sequence genome:
- the APLP1 gene encoding LOW QUALITY PROTEIN: amyloid-like protein 1 isoform X2 (The sequence of the model RefSeq protein was modified relative to this genomic sequence to represent the inferred CDS: deleted 1 base in 1 codon): MGPSSPAARGLGRRRGPPPLPLSLPLLLLLLRAQLAVGSLAGGSPGAAEAPGSAQVAGLCRHLTLHRDLRTGRWEPDPQRSRRCLRDPQRVLEYCRQMYPELQIARVEQATQAIPMERWCGGARGGRCAHPHHQVVPFRCLPGEFVSEALLVPEGCRFLHQERMDQCESSTRRHQEAQEACSSQGLILHGSGMLLPCGTDRFRGVEYVCCPPPVTPDPSGTAAGDPSTRSWPLGGRVEGAEEEEEEESFLQPVDDYFVEPPRAEEEDEEERILPSSSHSPAGVSKVTTTPRPTDGVDVYFGMPGEISEHEGFLRAKMDLEERRMRQINEVMREWAMADNQSKNLPKADRQALNEHFQSILQTLEEQVSGERQRLVETHATRVIALINDQRRAALEGFLAALQGDPPQAERVLLALRRYLRAEQKEQRHTLRHYQHVAAVDPEKAQQMRFQVQTHLQVIEERMNQSLGLLDQNPRLAQELRPQIQELLHSEHLGPNELEVPAPGGSSEDKSGLQPLDSKDDTPVALPKGSTEQDAASSGKEKMSPLEQYERKVNVSVPRGFPFHSSEIQRDELAPAGTGVSREAVSGLLIMGAGGGSLIVLSLLLLRRKKPYGAISHGVVEVDPMLTLEEQQLRELQRHGYENPTYRFLEERP; encoded by the exons ATGGGGCCCAGCAGCCCCGCCGCTCGCGGTCTGGGCCGCCGCCGGGGtccgccgccgctgccgctgtCGCTGCCGCTACTGCTGCTCCTCCTGCGCGCGCAGCTCGCCGTCGGGAGCCTGGCCGGTGGGAGCCCCGGCGCGGCCGAG GCCCCGGGGTCGGCCCAGGTTGCTGGACTATGCCGGCACCTAACCCTTCACCGGGACCTGCGCACCGGCCGCTGGGAACCAGACCCACAGCGCTCGCGACGCTGTCTCCGGGACCCGCAGCGCGTGCTGGAGTACTGCAGACAG ATGTACCCGGAGCTGCAGATTGCACGTGTGGAACAGGCGACGCAAGCCATCCCCATGGAGCGCTGGTGCGGGGGTGCCCGGGGTGGCCGCTGtgcccatccccaccaccagGTTGTGCCTTTCCGCTGCCTGC CAGGTGAATTCGTGAGCGAGGCCCTGCTGGTGCCTGAAGGTTGCCGGTTCTTGCACCAGGAGCGCATGGACCAGTGTGAGAGTTCCACCCGGAGGCATCAAGAGGCGCAGGAG GCCTGCAGttcccagggcctcatcctgcaTGGTTCCGGCATGCTTTTGCCCTGTGGCACAGATCGGTTCCGAGGTGTGGAGTATGTGTGCTGCCCCCCGCCAGTGACCCCCGATCCGTCTGGGACAGCAGCTGG TGACCCCTCCACCCGCTCCTGGCCCCTAGGGGGCAGAGTAGagggggctgaggaggaggaagaagaggaatccTTCCTACAGCCGGTGGATGATTACTTTGTGGAACCCCCACGGGCtgaagaggaagatgaggaggaaagAATTCTACCCTCAAGCTCCCATAGCCCTGCAGGGGTCAGCAAAG TGACCACCACTCCAAGGCCCACAGATGGTGTGGATGTGTACTTCGGCATGCCTGGAGAAATCAGCGAGCACGAGGGGTTCCTGCGGGCCAAGATGGACCTGGAGGAACGAAGGATGCGCCAGATTAATGAG GTGATGCGTGAATGGGCCATGGCAGACAACCAGTCCAAGAACCTGCCTAAAGCAGACAGACAGGCCCTGAACGAG CACTTCCAGTCCATTCTGCAGACCTTGGAGGAGCAGGTATCTGGTGAGCGACAGCGCCTGGTGGAGACCCATGCCACCCGAGTCATTGCTCTCATCAACGACCAGCGCCGGGCTGCTCTGGAAGGTTTCCTGGCA GCGCTGCAGGGAGATCCACCTCAG GCAGAGCGCGTCCTGCTGGCCCTGCGGCGTTACCTGCGAGCAGAGCAGAAGGAACAAAGGCACACACTGAGGCACTACCAGCACGTGGCTGCTGTGGATCCTGAGAAGGCCCAGCAGATGCGCTTCCAG GTGCAGACCCATCTTCAAGTAATTGAAGAGAGGATGAACCAGAGCTTGGGGCTGCTTGACCAGAACCCCCGCCTGGCTCAGGAGCTGCGGCCCCAGATCC AGGAGCTCCTCCACTCTGAGCACCTGGGTCCCAATGAATTGGAAGTCCCCGCCCCAGGGGGCAGCAGTGAGGACAAGAGTGGGCTGCAGCCTCTGGATTCCAAAGATG ACACCCCCGTGGCTCTTCCAAAAG GGTCCACAGAACAAGATGCTGCATCCTCTGGGAAAGAGAAGATGTCCCCCCTGGAGCAGTACGAGCGAAAG GTGAATGTGTCTGTTCCAAGGGGTTTTCCTTTCCACTCATCGGAGATTCAGAGAGATGAGCTG GCACCAGCCGGGACAGGTGTGTCCCGAGAGGCCGTGTCTGGTCTGCTGATCATGGGAGCAGGTGGGGGCTCCCTGATtgtcctctccctgctgctcttgCGCAGGAAGAAGCCCTATGGGGCTATCAGCCATGGAGTGGTGGAG GTGGACCCTATGCTGACCCTGGAGGAGCAGCAGCTGCGTGAACTGCAGCGTCACGGCTATGAGAACCCCACCTACCGCTTCCTGGAGGAACGACCCTGA
- the KIRREL2 gene encoding kin of IRRE-like protein 2, with protein sequence MLVPALLVLLFCLRGHAGLSPHFLQQPDDLVALLGDEARLPCALGEYWGLVQWTKDGLALGGERDLPGWSRYWISGNAASGQHDLYIRPVELEDQASYECQATQAGLRSRPAQLHVLVPPEAPQVLGGPFVSLVAGVPANLTCRSRGDARPTPELLWFRDGIRLDGTTFHQPLLKEGTTGSVESILSLTPSSHDDGATLVCRARSQALPSGKDTAITLSLQYPPVVTLSAEPQTVLEGEKVTFLCQATAQPPVTGYRWAKGGSPVLGARGPMLEVVADASFLTEPVSCEVSNAVGSANRSTALDVQFGPVLQARPEPMSVDIGEDASFSCAWRGNPLPRVTWTRSGDAQVLGSGPTLRLPSVGPEDAGDYVCRAEPGLSGLGGGAAEARLTVNAPPIVTALHSAPAFLRGPARLQCLVFASPAPDAVVWSWDEGFLAAGSQGRFLVETFPAPEGRGGQGPALISVLHISGTQESDFSRGFNCSARNRLGEGGTQVSLGRRDLLPTVRVVAGVAAAAMTLLMLIIGVTLCCWRHGKASFSKQKNLVRIPGSSDGSSSRGPEEETGSGEDQGPIVHTDHSDLVLDEEGALETKDPTNGYYKVRGVSVSLSLGEGPGGGLFLPPPSPLGPPGTPTFYDFNAHLGMVPPCRLYRARAGYLTTPHPRAFTSYIKPTSIGPPDLDPRTLPFPYAAFPTPSHPRLQTHV encoded by the exons ATGCTGGTCCCCgccctcctcgtcctcctcttctgcctccGAGGCCATGCAG GTCTGTCGCCCCATTTCCTGCAACAACCAGATGACCTGGTGGCACTCCTGGGGGATGAGGccaggctgccctgtgccctGGGTGAATATTGGGGTCTGGTTCAGTGGACTAAGGATGGACTGGCTCTAGGGGGTGAAAGGGACTTGCCAG GGTGGTCCCGGTACTGGATATCAGGGAATGCGGCCAGTGGCCAGCACGACCTTTACATTAGGCCCGTGGAGCTGGAGGATCAAGCATCATATGAATGTCAGGCTACACAAGCAGGCCTCCGCTCTCGACCTGCCCAACTGCATGTGCTGG TGCCCCCAGAAGCCCCCCAGGTGCTGGGCGGCCCCTTTGTGTCTCTGGTTGCTGGGGTTCCTGCGAATCTGACCTGTCGAAGCCGTGGGGATGCCCGCCCCACCCCTGAGCTGCTGTGGTTCCGAGATGGGATCCGGCTGGATGGGACCACCTTCCACCAG CCCCTGCTGAAGGAAGGAACAACTGGGTCAGTGGAGAGCATCTTATCCTTGACTCCTTCCAGCCACGATGATGGAGCCACCTTGGTCTGTCGGGCCCggagccaggccctgccctcgGGGAAGGATACAGCTATCACACTGAGCCTGCAGT ATCCCCCAGTGGTGACTCTGTCTGCGGAACCACAGACTGTGCTGGAGGGAGAGAAGGTCACTTTCCTGTGCCAGGCCACAGCCCAGCCTCCTGTCACTGGCTACAG GTGGGCAAAGGGAGGCTCCCCGGTGCTCGGGGCCCGCGGGCCAATGCTGGAGGTCGTGGCAGACGCCTCATTCCTGACTGAGCCGGTGTCCTGCGAGGTCAGCAACGCTGTGGGCAGCGCCAACCGCAGCACCGCGCTGGACGTGCAGT tcGGGCCAGTTCTGCAGGCAAGGCCAGAGCCCATGTCAGTAGACATAGGGGAAGACGCTTCCTTCAGCTGTGCCTGGCGCGGGAACCCGCTCCCACGGGTAACTTGGACCCGCAGCGGGGACGCGCAG gtGCTGGGCTCCGGGCCCACGCTGCGTCTTCCGTCGGTGGGGCCCGAGGACGCCGGCGACTACGTGTGCAGGGCTGAGCCGGGGCTCTCGGGCCTGGGGGGCGGCGCCGCGGAGGCCAGGTTGACGGTGAACG CTCCCCCCATCGTGACCGCCCTGCATTCTGCGCCCGCCTTCCTGAGGGGCCCCGCCCGCCTCCAATGTCTAGTCTTCGCATCCCCGGCCCCAGATGCCGTG GTCTGGTCTTGGGATGAGGGCTTTCTGGCGGCGGGGTCGCAGGGTCGGTTCCTGGTGGAGACATTCCCAGCCCCAGAGGGCCGCGGGGGACAGGGCCCAGCCCTGATCTCTGTGCTACACATTTCCGGGACCCAGGAGTCCGACTTCAGTCGGGGTTTCAACTGCAGTGCCAGGAACCGCTTGGGTGAGGGAGGCACCCAGGTCAGCCTGGGCCGTAGAG ACTTGCTGCCTACTGTGCGGGTTGTGGCTGGAGTGGCTGCTGCAGCCATGACTCTTCTTATGCTCATCATTGGGGTGACCCTCTGCTGCTGGCGCCACGGCAAGG CCTCTTTCTCCAAGCAAAAGAACCTGGTGCGAATCCCAGGCAGCAGCGATGGCTCCAGTTCTCGGGGTCCTGAGGAGGAGACAGGAAGCGGCGAGGACCAG GGCCCCATCGTGCACACGGACCACAGTGACCTCGTTCTGGATGAGGAGGGGGCTCTGGAGACCAAG GATCCAACCAATGGTTACTACAAGGTCCGAGGAGTCAGTGTGAGCCTGAGCCTTGGTGAAGGCCCTGGAGGAGGCCTCTTCctgccgcccccctcccctcttggACCTCCAGGGACCCCTACTTTCTATGACTTCAACGCACACCTAGGCATGGTCCCCCCCTGCAGACTGTATAGAGCTCGGGCAGGTTATCTCACCACACCCCACCCTCGAGCTTTCACCAGCTACATCAAACCTACATCCATTGGACCCCCAGATCTGGACCCCAGGACTCTACCCTTCCCCTATGCTGCCTTCCCCACACCCAGCCACCCGCGTCTCCAGACTCATGTATGA